Proteins encoded in a region of the Diospyros lotus cultivar Yz01 chromosome 9, ASM1463336v1, whole genome shotgun sequence genome:
- the LOC127810512 gene encoding putative ABC transporter C family member 15 isoform X1 translates to MIVLRSALRNVILVYTSKSSSYTFFIRHVLSPLLSSDLLSQVTGLPPYSNRADPISSFVLTAGSLRVYRLKAGMNWGAVSMEITPKLANVAFFLLLLTWVLLEILRRREGGGNQLNGASDRRKSKSTAFAKITILSSWLISIFYLGFSCFEFLNSRTISLVNVFSALTWILASLVAVYSDNNPTRKCKKWPLALVIWWVFSFIYDLLLVSLYLMTHFTAIKVPEFLPEANIVDIASFPLLVLLCFNILPVKDCEKSRNHDFERPLVQQEEESIHENAQQEEESIHENADAFSNAGIWSRLAFLWLNPLFEKGRVQKLELSHIPSIPQSETASFASSLLARSLWKQKTETLSLPKAIFQAIWRPLAVNGVFAGVNTVASYIGPFLITSFVAFLSTTHDHSSYHHGHILAFIFFSAKTVESLSQRQWYFGAQRIGTRVKAALMVLIYKKCLSIKSGGINNGQVINSIAVDVERIGDFFWYLHGVWLLPVQVILALIILYRNLGAAPSVAALLATVVVMASNTPLANMQERLHSKIMEAKDSRIKATSETLKSMRVLKLHSWEYSFLKKLLQLRETERSWLKRYLYTCSAVAFLFWASPTVLSVVTFGVCLLLKTPLTSGTVLSALATFRILQEPIYNLPELISMIAQTKVSIDRIKDFIKEDQKKSQQFHASKAGDVAVEIPTGEYAWEGCSLASRKSTIKIAEEMKIMKGYKVAICGSVGSGKSSLLYSILGEIPRISGADIKVYGSKAFVPQKAWIQTGTVRENVLFGKEMNEPVYKDVLNGCALNRDIEMWVNGDLCVVGERGINLSGGQKQRIQLARGIYGNSEIYFLDDPFSAVDAHTGAHLFKNCLLHLLSQKTVLYVTHQLEFLEAADVVLVMKDGRIAQSGKYEDLIADPNGELVKQMAAHRKYLNQVNPPSHQKSLTDTKILDRSLCENQIEAEEEKSGECTKSGRLLERIHEEEAETGRVKWHVYSTFITSAHKGVLVPVILLCQVLFQVLQIASNYWIAWATDEKRRVSSEQIIGIYSLMSGGSSIFILGRAVLLSTIAIETAQQLFLRMINAIFRAPLSFFDSTPSSQILNRSSTDQSTVDTDIPYRVAGLAFALIQLLSIIILMSLVAWPIFFLFLAILAISFQYQCYYISTARELARMLGIRKAPILHHFSESLTGAAIIRCFNEEERFLKKNLRLVDDYSRIAFHNSATMEWLCVRINFLFNLVFFLVLVILVNLPRSAIEPSLAGLVATYGLNLNVLQAWVIWNLCNVENKMISVERILQFTNIPSEAPLVVENFRAEPEWPTNGRIELDNLHVQYNPSLPRVLKGISCTFPENKKIGIVGRTGSGKSTLIQALFRVVEPCEGRILIDGVDITKIGLQDLRSRLSVIPQDPTLFQGTMRSNIDPLQQHSDKEIWEVLEKCHLADIVKQDQRLLDMPVAEDGENWSLGQRQLVCLARVLLQGRKILVLDEATASVDTATDNVIQKRIREETKRCTVMTVAHRIPTIIDNDLVLVLDEGKVVEFDTPNQLLRNNSSAFSKLVMEFLKTSSTNNHHRSALT, encoded by the exons ATGATCGTTCTT AGGTCTGCCCTCCGGAATGTGATTCTTGTTTATACATCCAAAAGCTCTTCATATACCTTCTTCATCCGTCACGTGCTCTCTCCTCTTCTCTCCTCAGACTTACTTTCACAGGTGACAGGTCTGCCTCCGTATTCAAATCGCGCTGACCCTATTag TAGCTTTGTATTGACTGCTGGTTCCCTGAGGGTTTATCGACTGAAAGCCGGGATGAACTGGGGCGCTGTTTCAATGGAGATAACTCCAAAGCTTGCAAATGTGGCATTCTTCTTGCTGCTACTGACATGGGTTTTGCTGGAGATTTTGAGGAGGAGAGAAGGGGGTGGTAATCAGTTGAATGGAGCATCAGACAGGAGGAAATCCAAATCCACAGCTTTTGCCAAGATTACTATTCTTTCTAGTTGGTTaatctccattttctatttggGGTTTTCTTGTTTTGAGTTCTTGAATTCTAGGACTATCTCTCTTGTAAATGTATTCTCTGCTTTGACTTGGATCTTAGCTAGTTTAGTTGCTGTCTACTCAGACAATAATCCTACGAGGAAATGCAAAAAGTGGCCTCTAGCACTTGTTATTTGGTGGGTCTTCTCctttatttatgatttactTTTGGTGTCGTTATACTTAATGACCCATTTCACGGCCATAAAAGTGCCAGAGTTCCTGCCTGAAGCTAACATTGTTGATATTGCGTCCTTCCCCTTGTTGGTTCTGCTCTGCTTCAATATTCTGCCCGTTAAAGATTGTGAAAAAAGTAGAAACCATGATTTTGAACGTCCATTAGTTCAACAAGAGGAAGAAAGTATCCATGAAAATGCTCAACAAGAGGAAGAAAGTATCCATGAAAATGCTGACGCCTTTTCCAATGCCGGAATTTGGAGTCGACTTGCATTTCTTTGGCTCAATCCACTCTTTGAGAAAGGCCGAGTTCAGAAACTTGAATTATCTCATATACCTTCTATTCCTCAGTCTGAAACAGcttcttttgcttcttctttgttGGCAAGATCACTTTGGAAGCAGAAAACTGAAACTTTGTCATTGCCTAAAGCCATATTCCAGGCTATCTGGAGACCGCTGGCTGTTAATGGTGTCTTTGCAG GAGTCAATACTGTTGCTTCCTACATAGGTCCCTTTTTGATCACAAGCTTTGTGGCTTTTTTATCAACAACGCATGACCATTCAAGCTATCACCATGGACACATTCTTGCGTTCATTTTCTTCTCTGCAAAGACAGTGGAATCGCTGTCTCAGAGGCAGTGGTACTTTGGGGCACAACGCATTGGTACTCGAGTCAAAGCAGCACTGATGGTATTGATATACAAGAAGTGTTTGTCAATCAAGTCCGGAGGGATAAATAATGGCCAAGTCATAAATTCCATCGCCGTGGATGTGGAGAGGATTGGAGACTTCTTTTGGTACCTTCATGGAGTTTGGTTGCTTCCAGTTCAGGTCATTTTGGCTCTAATCATTTTGTATAGAAATCTTGGTGCTGCTCCCTCTGTTGCTGCTCTCTTAGCAACAGTTGTGGTGATGGCGAGCAACACGCCATTGGCTAATATGCAAGAAAGACTCCATAGCAAGATCATGGAAGCAAAGGATTCAAGAATCAAGGCTACTTCAGAGACCCTGAAGAGCATGAGAGTCTTAAAGCTGCATTCCTGGGAATACAGCTTCTTGAAGAAGCTCCTTCAACTTAGGGAAACTGAGAGAAGTTGGCTGAAGAGATACCTTTATACATGCTCAGCAGTGGCCTTTCTCTTTTGGGCTTCGCCAACTGTACTTTCAGTTGTGACCTTTGGTGTTTGCCTCCTGTTAAAAACACCGTTAACATCAGGTACGGTCCTTTCAGCCCTGGCAACCTTCCGAATTTTACAAGAACCCATCTATAACCTCCCGGAGTTGATTTCTATGATTGCTCAAACAAAGGTTTCCATTGATCGGATCAAAGACTTCATTAAGGAAGACCAAAAGAAGTCACAACAGTTTCATGCATCAAAAGCAGGTGACGTAGCAGTTGAAATTCCGACTGGGGAATATGCTTGGGAAGGATGTAGTTTAGCATCGAGGAAATCCACCATCAAAATTGCTGAGGAAATGAAAATCATGAAAGGTTACAAGGTTGCAATTTGTGGCTCAGTTGGGTCTGGAAAATCAAGCTTACTGTATAGCATACTCGGGGAGATTCCTAGGATTTCTGGGGCAGATATTAAGGTTTATGGATCTAAAGCATTTGTTCCACAGAAGGCATGGATTCAAACAGGCACAGTCAGAGAGAATGTGCTGTTTGGAAAGGAAATGAACGAGCCCGTATACAAGGATGTTCTGAACGGATGTGCCTTGAACCGGGATATTGAGATGTGGGTTAACGGGGATTTGTGTGTGGTGGGAGAGAGAGGAATAAACTTAAGTGGaggacaaaaacaaaggatacAATTAGCAAGGGGAATATATGGCAATTCCGAAATATATTTCCTAGATGATCCTTTCAGTGCCGTTGATGCACATACTGGGGCACACTTATTCAAG AATTGTCTACTTCATCTTTTGTCCCAGAAGACAGTGCTTTATGTAACACATCAGTTGGAGTTCTTAGAGGCAGCAGATGTTGTTCTG GTAATGAAAGATGGTAGGATAGCTCAGTCAGGAAAGTATGAAGATTTGATTGCAGATCCTAATGGGGAACTTGTCAAACAAATGGCTGCTCATAGAAAatatctaaaccaagtgaaccCTCCCAGTCACCAAAAATCCTTGACAGACACAAAAATTCTTGACAGATCCCTTTGCGAAAATCAAATCGAGGCTGAAGAAGAGAAATCTGGAGAATGCACAAAAAGTGGCAGGCTTTTGGAGAGGATtcatgaagaagaagcagaaactGGTCGAGTGAAATGGCATGTCTACTCAACCTTTATCACCTCTGCGCACAAGGGAGTGCTTGTTCCAGTTATCCTTCTCTGTCAGGTTCTCTTTCAGGTATTGCAAATTGCCAGCAATTATTGGATTGCTTGGGCAACAGATGAAAAAAGAAGGGTAAGCAGTGAGCAGATAATTGGGATATATAGTCTAATGTCCGGTGGGAGCTCCATTTTCATACTGGGGAGGGCAGTTTTGCTCTCAACCATTGCCATTGAGACTGCACAGCAGTTGTTCCTCCGAATGATCAATGCCATTTTCAGGGCACCACTATCATTCTTCGACTCCACACCTTCAAGCCAAATTCTCAATCGG TCCTCAACTGACCAAAGCACGGTGGATACCGACATTCCTTATAGAGTAGCTGGATTAGCTTTTGCACTTATTCAGCTGTTAAGTATCATCATCCTTATGTCCCTTGTTGCCTGGCCGatcttttttctcttccttgCCATCCTGGCAATCTCTTTCCAGTATCAG TGTTACTACATCAGTACTGCCAGAGAGTTAGCCAGGATGCTTGGGATCCGGAAAGCTCCAATCCTCCATCACTTCTCAGAATCCCTCACTGGGGCTGCAATTATTCGTTGCTTCAACGAGGAAGAACGTTTCCTCAAGAAAAATCTGAGACTGGTTGATGATTATTCTCGCATTGCCTTTCACAACTCTGCCACAATGGAGTGGCTGTGTGTCCGGATCAACTTTCTGTTCAACCTTGTCTTTTTCCTTGTTCTTGTCATCTTGGTGAACCTGCCAAGGTCAGCCATTGAGCCCA GTCTAGCAGGACTGGTGGCTACTTATGGGTTAAATCTAAACGTTCTCCAAGCTTGGGTGATATGGAACCTGTGCAATGTTGAGAACAAAATGATCTCAGTGGAGAGAATTCTACAATTCACCAATATACCAAGTGAAGCTCCACTAGTAGTTGAAAATTTTAGAGCAGAACCTGAATGGCCAACCAATGGGAGAATTGAACTGGATAATCTCCATGTCCAATATAACCCTTCTCTTCCAAGAGTTCTGAAAGGAATCAGTTGCACATTCccagaaaataagaaaattggtATTGTGGGCAGAACTGGGAGTGGAAAGTCTACTCTAATTCAAGCTCTCTTCAGAGTTGTGGAGCCGTGTGAAGGACGAATTCTGATTGATGGAGTAGATATTACTAAGATTGGTTTGCAGGACCTGAGATCTAGGTTAAGCGTAATCCCACAAGACCCAACTCTGTTTCAAGGAACCATGAGGAGTAATATTGATCCTCTACAACAGCATTCAgataaagaaatttgggag GTTCTGGAGAAATGTCATCTTGCAGATATAGTAAAACAGGATCAAAGGCTTCTTGACATGCCAG TTGCTGAAGATGGGGAAAACTGGAGCTTAGGACAAAGGCAGCTCGTATGTCTTGCTAGAGTACTGCTACAGGGGAGGAAAATACTCGTCTTGGATGAGGCAACAGCCTCAGTGGATACGGCAACAGACAATGTGATTCAGAAGAGAATCAGAGAAGAAACTAAAAGGTGCACAGTCATGACAGTGGCCCATCGGATACCAACCATCATCGATAATGACCTTGTTTTGGTTCTTGATGAAG GCAAGGTTGTTGAGTTTGACACCCCAAATCAGTTGCTCAGAAATAATTCTTCTGCCTTCTCGAAACTGGTAATGGAGTTCTTGAAGACGTCATCTACGAATAACCATCATCGGTCAGCTCTGACTTGA
- the LOC127810512 gene encoding putative ABC transporter C family member 15 isoform X3, whose translation MYPKPLSSNLLSEVCPPECDSCLYIQKLFIYLLHPSRALSSSLLRLTFTGDSFVLTAGSLRVYRLKAGMNWGAVSMEITPKLANVAFFLLLLTWVLLEILRRREGGGNQLNGASDRRKSKSTAFAKITILSSWLISIFYLGFSCFEFLNSRTISLVNVFSALTWILASLVAVYSDNNPTRKCKKWPLALVIWWVFSFIYDLLLVSLYLMTHFTAIKVPEFLPEANIVDIASFPLLVLLCFNILPVKDCEKSRNHDFERPLVQQEEESIHENAQQEEESIHENADAFSNAGIWSRLAFLWLNPLFEKGRVQKLELSHIPSIPQSETASFASSLLARSLWKQKTETLSLPKAIFQAIWRPLAVNGVFAGVNTVASYIGPFLITSFVAFLSTTHDHSSYHHGHILAFIFFSAKTVESLSQRQWYFGAQRIGTRVKAALMVLIYKKCLSIKSGGINNGQVINSIAVDVERIGDFFWYLHGVWLLPVQVILALIILYRNLGAAPSVAALLATVVVMASNTPLANMQERLHSKIMEAKDSRIKATSETLKSMRVLKLHSWEYSFLKKLLQLRETERSWLKRYLYTCSAVAFLFWASPTVLSVVTFGVCLLLKTPLTSGTVLSALATFRILQEPIYNLPELISMIAQTKVSIDRIKDFIKEDQKKSQQFHASKAGDVAVEIPTGEYAWEGCSLASRKSTIKIAEEMKIMKGYKVAICGSVGSGKSSLLYSILGEIPRISGADIKVYGSKAFVPQKAWIQTGTVRENVLFGKEMNEPVYKDVLNGCALNRDIEMWVNGDLCVVGERGINLSGGQKQRIQLARGIYGNSEIYFLDDPFSAVDAHTGAHLFKNCLLHLLSQKTVLYVTHQLEFLEAADVVLVMKDGRIAQSGKYEDLIADPNGELVKQMAAHRKYLNQVNPPSHQKSLTDTKILDRSLCENQIEAEEEKSGECTKSGRLLERIHEEEAETGRVKWHVYSTFITSAHKGVLVPVILLCQVLFQVLQIASNYWIAWATDEKRRVSSEQIIGIYSLMSGGSSIFILGRAVLLSTIAIETAQQLFLRMINAIFRAPLSFFDSTPSSQILNRSSTDQSTVDTDIPYRVAGLAFALIQLLSIIILMSLVAWPIFFLFLAILAISFQYQCYYISTARELARMLGIRKAPILHHFSESLTGAAIIRCFNEEERFLKKNLRLVDDYSRIAFHNSATMEWLCVRINFLFNLVFFLVLVILVNLPRSAIEPSLAGLVATYGLNLNVLQAWVIWNLCNVENKMISVERILQFTNIPSEAPLVVENFRAEPEWPTNGRIELDNLHVQYNPSLPRVLKGISCTFPENKKIGIVGRTGSGKSTLIQALFRVVEPCEGRILIDGVDITKIGLQDLRSRLSVIPQDPTLFQGTMRSNIDPLQQHSDKEIWEVLEKCHLADIVKQDQRLLDMPVAEDGENWSLGQRQLVCLARVLLQGRKILVLDEATASVDTATDNVIQKRIREETKRCTVMTVAHRIPTIIDNDLVLVLDEGKVVEFDTPNQLLRNNSSAFSKLVMEFLKTSSTNNHHRSALT comes from the exons ATGTACCCTAAGCCTCTCTCCTCAAACTTACTTTCAGAGGTCTGCCCTCCGGAATGTGATTCTTGTTTATACATCCAAAAGCTCTTCATATACCTTCTTCATCCGTCACGTGCTCTCTCCTCTTCTCTCCTCAGACTTACTTTCACAGGTGACAG CTTTGTATTGACTGCTGGTTCCCTGAGGGTTTATCGACTGAAAGCCGGGATGAACTGGGGCGCTGTTTCAATGGAGATAACTCCAAAGCTTGCAAATGTGGCATTCTTCTTGCTGCTACTGACATGGGTTTTGCTGGAGATTTTGAGGAGGAGAGAAGGGGGTGGTAATCAGTTGAATGGAGCATCAGACAGGAGGAAATCCAAATCCACAGCTTTTGCCAAGATTACTATTCTTTCTAGTTGGTTaatctccattttctatttggGGTTTTCTTGTTTTGAGTTCTTGAATTCTAGGACTATCTCTCTTGTAAATGTATTCTCTGCTTTGACTTGGATCTTAGCTAGTTTAGTTGCTGTCTACTCAGACAATAATCCTACGAGGAAATGCAAAAAGTGGCCTCTAGCACTTGTTATTTGGTGGGTCTTCTCctttatttatgatttactTTTGGTGTCGTTATACTTAATGACCCATTTCACGGCCATAAAAGTGCCAGAGTTCCTGCCTGAAGCTAACATTGTTGATATTGCGTCCTTCCCCTTGTTGGTTCTGCTCTGCTTCAATATTCTGCCCGTTAAAGATTGTGAAAAAAGTAGAAACCATGATTTTGAACGTCCATTAGTTCAACAAGAGGAAGAAAGTATCCATGAAAATGCTCAACAAGAGGAAGAAAGTATCCATGAAAATGCTGACGCCTTTTCCAATGCCGGAATTTGGAGTCGACTTGCATTTCTTTGGCTCAATCCACTCTTTGAGAAAGGCCGAGTTCAGAAACTTGAATTATCTCATATACCTTCTATTCCTCAGTCTGAAACAGcttcttttgcttcttctttgttGGCAAGATCACTTTGGAAGCAGAAAACTGAAACTTTGTCATTGCCTAAAGCCATATTCCAGGCTATCTGGAGACCGCTGGCTGTTAATGGTGTCTTTGCAG GAGTCAATACTGTTGCTTCCTACATAGGTCCCTTTTTGATCACAAGCTTTGTGGCTTTTTTATCAACAACGCATGACCATTCAAGCTATCACCATGGACACATTCTTGCGTTCATTTTCTTCTCTGCAAAGACAGTGGAATCGCTGTCTCAGAGGCAGTGGTACTTTGGGGCACAACGCATTGGTACTCGAGTCAAAGCAGCACTGATGGTATTGATATACAAGAAGTGTTTGTCAATCAAGTCCGGAGGGATAAATAATGGCCAAGTCATAAATTCCATCGCCGTGGATGTGGAGAGGATTGGAGACTTCTTTTGGTACCTTCATGGAGTTTGGTTGCTTCCAGTTCAGGTCATTTTGGCTCTAATCATTTTGTATAGAAATCTTGGTGCTGCTCCCTCTGTTGCTGCTCTCTTAGCAACAGTTGTGGTGATGGCGAGCAACACGCCATTGGCTAATATGCAAGAAAGACTCCATAGCAAGATCATGGAAGCAAAGGATTCAAGAATCAAGGCTACTTCAGAGACCCTGAAGAGCATGAGAGTCTTAAAGCTGCATTCCTGGGAATACAGCTTCTTGAAGAAGCTCCTTCAACTTAGGGAAACTGAGAGAAGTTGGCTGAAGAGATACCTTTATACATGCTCAGCAGTGGCCTTTCTCTTTTGGGCTTCGCCAACTGTACTTTCAGTTGTGACCTTTGGTGTTTGCCTCCTGTTAAAAACACCGTTAACATCAGGTACGGTCCTTTCAGCCCTGGCAACCTTCCGAATTTTACAAGAACCCATCTATAACCTCCCGGAGTTGATTTCTATGATTGCTCAAACAAAGGTTTCCATTGATCGGATCAAAGACTTCATTAAGGAAGACCAAAAGAAGTCACAACAGTTTCATGCATCAAAAGCAGGTGACGTAGCAGTTGAAATTCCGACTGGGGAATATGCTTGGGAAGGATGTAGTTTAGCATCGAGGAAATCCACCATCAAAATTGCTGAGGAAATGAAAATCATGAAAGGTTACAAGGTTGCAATTTGTGGCTCAGTTGGGTCTGGAAAATCAAGCTTACTGTATAGCATACTCGGGGAGATTCCTAGGATTTCTGGGGCAGATATTAAGGTTTATGGATCTAAAGCATTTGTTCCACAGAAGGCATGGATTCAAACAGGCACAGTCAGAGAGAATGTGCTGTTTGGAAAGGAAATGAACGAGCCCGTATACAAGGATGTTCTGAACGGATGTGCCTTGAACCGGGATATTGAGATGTGGGTTAACGGGGATTTGTGTGTGGTGGGAGAGAGAGGAATAAACTTAAGTGGaggacaaaaacaaaggatacAATTAGCAAGGGGAATATATGGCAATTCCGAAATATATTTCCTAGATGATCCTTTCAGTGCCGTTGATGCACATACTGGGGCACACTTATTCAAG AATTGTCTACTTCATCTTTTGTCCCAGAAGACAGTGCTTTATGTAACACATCAGTTGGAGTTCTTAGAGGCAGCAGATGTTGTTCTG GTAATGAAAGATGGTAGGATAGCTCAGTCAGGAAAGTATGAAGATTTGATTGCAGATCCTAATGGGGAACTTGTCAAACAAATGGCTGCTCATAGAAAatatctaaaccaagtgaaccCTCCCAGTCACCAAAAATCCTTGACAGACACAAAAATTCTTGACAGATCCCTTTGCGAAAATCAAATCGAGGCTGAAGAAGAGAAATCTGGAGAATGCACAAAAAGTGGCAGGCTTTTGGAGAGGATtcatgaagaagaagcagaaactGGTCGAGTGAAATGGCATGTCTACTCAACCTTTATCACCTCTGCGCACAAGGGAGTGCTTGTTCCAGTTATCCTTCTCTGTCAGGTTCTCTTTCAGGTATTGCAAATTGCCAGCAATTATTGGATTGCTTGGGCAACAGATGAAAAAAGAAGGGTAAGCAGTGAGCAGATAATTGGGATATATAGTCTAATGTCCGGTGGGAGCTCCATTTTCATACTGGGGAGGGCAGTTTTGCTCTCAACCATTGCCATTGAGACTGCACAGCAGTTGTTCCTCCGAATGATCAATGCCATTTTCAGGGCACCACTATCATTCTTCGACTCCACACCTTCAAGCCAAATTCTCAATCGG TCCTCAACTGACCAAAGCACGGTGGATACCGACATTCCTTATAGAGTAGCTGGATTAGCTTTTGCACTTATTCAGCTGTTAAGTATCATCATCCTTATGTCCCTTGTTGCCTGGCCGatcttttttctcttccttgCCATCCTGGCAATCTCTTTCCAGTATCAG TGTTACTACATCAGTACTGCCAGAGAGTTAGCCAGGATGCTTGGGATCCGGAAAGCTCCAATCCTCCATCACTTCTCAGAATCCCTCACTGGGGCTGCAATTATTCGTTGCTTCAACGAGGAAGAACGTTTCCTCAAGAAAAATCTGAGACTGGTTGATGATTATTCTCGCATTGCCTTTCACAACTCTGCCACAATGGAGTGGCTGTGTGTCCGGATCAACTTTCTGTTCAACCTTGTCTTTTTCCTTGTTCTTGTCATCTTGGTGAACCTGCCAAGGTCAGCCATTGAGCCCA GTCTAGCAGGACTGGTGGCTACTTATGGGTTAAATCTAAACGTTCTCCAAGCTTGGGTGATATGGAACCTGTGCAATGTTGAGAACAAAATGATCTCAGTGGAGAGAATTCTACAATTCACCAATATACCAAGTGAAGCTCCACTAGTAGTTGAAAATTTTAGAGCAGAACCTGAATGGCCAACCAATGGGAGAATTGAACTGGATAATCTCCATGTCCAATATAACCCTTCTCTTCCAAGAGTTCTGAAAGGAATCAGTTGCACATTCccagaaaataagaaaattggtATTGTGGGCAGAACTGGGAGTGGAAAGTCTACTCTAATTCAAGCTCTCTTCAGAGTTGTGGAGCCGTGTGAAGGACGAATTCTGATTGATGGAGTAGATATTACTAAGATTGGTTTGCAGGACCTGAGATCTAGGTTAAGCGTAATCCCACAAGACCCAACTCTGTTTCAAGGAACCATGAGGAGTAATATTGATCCTCTACAACAGCATTCAgataaagaaatttgggag GTTCTGGAGAAATGTCATCTTGCAGATATAGTAAAACAGGATCAAAGGCTTCTTGACATGCCAG TTGCTGAAGATGGGGAAAACTGGAGCTTAGGACAAAGGCAGCTCGTATGTCTTGCTAGAGTACTGCTACAGGGGAGGAAAATACTCGTCTTGGATGAGGCAACAGCCTCAGTGGATACGGCAACAGACAATGTGATTCAGAAGAGAATCAGAGAAGAAACTAAAAGGTGCACAGTCATGACAGTGGCCCATCGGATACCAACCATCATCGATAATGACCTTGTTTTGGTTCTTGATGAAG GCAAGGTTGTTGAGTTTGACACCCCAAATCAGTTGCTCAGAAATAATTCTTCTGCCTTCTCGAAACTGGTAATGGAGTTCTTGAAGACGTCATCTACGAATAACCATCATCGGTCAGCTCTGACTTGA